A section of the Bradyrhizobium oligotrophicum S58 genome encodes:
- a CDS encoding MlaD family protein, with translation MRAINLIVGTLTIAAVAAGISTLLIKQKSRIAQQRSTMRVVFDGGSAAGLRKGGPVNFDGVQAGQILSINLESPRKIVAMITLDNSAPIRKDTTAGIEFQGLTGIAAISLVGGAPTAPPVPLDRDGVPVLTADLKDQETMVETVHNIDKYVVSNAPAIKDALQSFEAETASLKDKTAAVDAAIEKAEDIFKGFDSLVTKIDGAIPGFADGNPGQLFDQIKSMRELVDSFRRKSAKVIDDSRKTLVDISDGANAMTAKFGGPPAGPGPRRVPASR, from the coding sequence ATGCGCGCGATCAATCTCATTGTGGGAACCCTGACGATCGCGGCCGTTGCGGCCGGGATCAGTACCCTGCTGATCAAGCAGAAAAGCCGTATCGCCCAGCAGCGCAGCACGATGCGCGTGGTGTTCGACGGCGGCTCGGCGGCGGGCCTGCGCAAGGGCGGTCCGGTCAATTTCGACGGCGTGCAGGCCGGGCAGATCCTGTCGATCAATCTCGAAAGTCCGCGCAAGATCGTCGCCATGATCACGCTCGACAATTCCGCCCCGATCCGCAAGGACACCACGGCCGGCATCGAGTTCCAGGGCCTCACCGGCATTGCCGCGATCTCGCTGGTCGGCGGCGCACCGACAGCGCCGCCGGTGCCGCTCGATCGCGATGGCGTTCCGGTGCTGACAGCGGACCTGAAGGACCAGGAGACGATGGTCGAGACGGTCCACAACATCGACAAATACGTCGTCAGCAATGCGCCGGCGATCAAAGACGCGCTGCAGAGCTTCGAGGCCGAGACGGCCTCGCTGAAGGACAAGACGGCGGCGGTCGACGCGGCGATCGAGAAGGCCGAGGACATCTTCAAGGGCTTCGACAGCCTCGTGACCAAGATCGACGGCGCCATTCCCGGATTCGCGGACGGCAATCCCGGACAGCTGTTCGATCAGATCAAGTCGATGCGCGAGCTCGTCGACAGCTTCAGGCGCAAATCCGCCAAGGTGATCGACGACAGCCGCAAGACGCTGGTCGACATCAGCGACGGCGCCAATGCGATGACCGCGAAGTTCGGCGGCCCGCCGGCAGGACCCGGACCACGCCGCGTGCCGGCATCGCGCTGA
- a CDS encoding marine proteobacterial sortase target protein, translated as MSDTIDYDIRSSAHPVRSWIVTMLLFLLLQAAAVLLVGFTALFLSLTPGWSAEGPLAPLTKPSEARSGALLFKTDAGFSEAPRLGIDVDIVVSGPTARARVTQLFRNTTSQWMEAVYVYPLPPDSAVDTLKMIVGDRVVVGDIKPRQQAKVIYEQAKREGRTAALTEQERPNIFTNSLANIGPGETVVVQIEYQQPVAQAAGEFSLRVPLVVAPRYNPAPLVQSVDLRPDSNGWGAASNDPVPDRDRISPEVLDPAKTDPINPTRITVRLQAGFALGEVKSHHHQVTIDSPDAKTRVVTLAEGVVPADRDFELTWKPAAAAMPSVGLFHEQVGDADYLLAFVTPPAVAPTAQRPQPRDVIFVIDNSGSMGGTSIRQAKASLLYALGRLQPNDRFNVIRFDDTMTVLFPSSVPADVEHVGSATSFVSSLEARGGTEMVPAMRAALTDDGSDSDRVRQVVFLTDGAIGNEQQLFETITAMRGRSRIFMVGIGSAPNTYLMTRASELGRGAFTHIGSVEQVEERMRDLFAKLENPVVTGLSASFSEASVDLTPAVLPDVYRNEPLVLAAKLDRLAGSLQLKGRIGDQPWTITLPLAGAAEGKGLSKLWARRKIGDAEVAKTMRQMTPEESDGAILKLALEHRLVTRLTSLVAVDKTPRRPDGEPLKLAELPINLPAGWDFEKVFGERGRLPAVQKERRAGADDEVQLAALKRPVVPAAPATITLPKTATDAELSMLLGLGVLMLELIWLVAIRRRAAN; from the coding sequence ATGAGCGACACGATCGACTATGATATTCGCAGCAGCGCCCATCCGGTCCGGTCCTGGATCGTGACCATGCTGCTGTTCCTGCTGCTGCAGGCCGCCGCCGTGCTGCTGGTCGGCTTCACGGCGCTGTTTCTCAGCCTCACGCCGGGCTGGTCGGCGGAAGGCCCGCTGGCACCACTGACCAAGCCGAGCGAGGCCCGGTCCGGCGCGCTGCTGTTCAAGACCGACGCGGGCTTTAGCGAGGCGCCGCGGCTCGGCATCGATGTCGACATCGTCGTCTCCGGCCCGACGGCGCGGGCGCGCGTGACGCAGCTGTTCAGGAACACGACCTCGCAATGGATGGAGGCGGTCTATGTCTATCCGCTGCCGCCGGACAGCGCGGTCGATACGCTGAAGATGATCGTCGGCGACCGCGTCGTGGTCGGCGACATCAAGCCGCGCCAGCAGGCCAAGGTGATCTACGAGCAGGCCAAGCGCGAGGGCAGGACGGCCGCGCTGACCGAGCAGGAGCGGCCGAACATCTTCACCAACTCGCTCGCCAATATCGGCCCCGGCGAGACCGTGGTGGTGCAGATCGAGTATCAGCAGCCGGTGGCCCAGGCGGCCGGCGAATTCTCGCTGCGGGTGCCGCTGGTGGTCGCACCGCGCTACAATCCGGCGCCGCTCGTGCAGAGCGTCGATCTGCGCCCTGACAGCAATGGCTGGGGCGCGGCGAGCAATGATCCCGTACCGGACCGCGATCGCATCTCGCCTGAGGTGCTCGATCCGGCCAAGACTGATCCGATCAATCCGACCAGGATCACGGTGCGGCTGCAGGCCGGCTTTGCGCTCGGCGAGGTCAAGAGCCATCATCACCAGGTCACGATCGACAGCCCCGACGCAAAGACGCGCGTCGTGACCCTCGCCGAAGGCGTAGTGCCGGCCGATCGCGATTTCGAGCTGACCTGGAAGCCTGCGGCTGCGGCGATGCCGTCGGTCGGGCTGTTCCACGAGCAGGTCGGCGATGCCGACTATCTGCTCGCCTTCGTCACACCGCCCGCGGTGGCGCCGACAGCGCAGCGGCCGCAGCCGCGCGACGTCATCTTCGTGATCGACAATTCCGGCTCGATGGGCGGCACCTCGATCCGGCAAGCCAAGGCCAGCCTGCTCTATGCGCTGGGACGACTGCAGCCCAATGACCGCTTCAACGTGATCCGCTTTGACGACACCATGACCGTGCTGTTTCCATCCTCGGTGCCGGCCGATGTCGAGCATGTCGGCAGCGCGACCAGCTTCGTCAGTTCGCTCGAGGCACGTGGCGGCACCGAGATGGTGCCGGCGATGCGCGCGGCGCTGACCGATGACGGCAGCGACTCGGACCGCGTGCGCCAGGTGGTGTTCCTGACCGACGGCGCCATCGGCAACGAGCAGCAGCTGTTCGAGACCATCACGGCGATGCGCGGCCGCTCGCGCATCTTCATGGTCGGCATCGGCTCGGCGCCGAACACCTATCTGATGACGCGCGCCTCAGAGCTCGGACGCGGCGCCTTCACCCATATCGGCTCGGTCGAGCAGGTCGAGGAGCGCATGCGCGACCTGTTCGCCAAGCTGGAAAATCCGGTCGTCACCGGGCTCAGCGCGAGCTTCTCGGAAGCCTCAGTGGATCTCACGCCCGCCGTGCTGCCGGACGTCTATCGCAACGAGCCGCTGGTGCTGGCGGCGAAGCTCGATCGTCTCGCGGGATCGCTGCAGCTCAAGGGCCGGATCGGCGATCAGCCGTGGACCATCACGCTGCCGCTGGCCGGCGCCGCCGAAGGCAAGGGCCTTTCAAAACTGTGGGCGCGGCGCAAGATCGGCGATGCAGAGGTGGCGAAGACAATGCGGCAGATGACGCCGGAGGAATCCGACGGCGCCATTCTCAAGCTGGCCCTGGAGCATCGACTGGTGACGCGCCTGACCAGCCTCGTCGCCGTCGACAAGACGCCGCGACGTCCCGACGGCGAGCCGCTCAAGCTCGCCGAGCTGCCGATCAACCTGCCCGCCGGCTGGGACTTCGAGAAGGTGTTCGGCGAGCGTGGCCGTCTGCCGGCGGTGCAGAAGGAGCGGCGCGCCGGCGCGGACGACGAGGTGCAACTTGCCGCGCTGAAGCGCCCGGTGGTGCCGGCGGCGCCCGCGACCATCACCTTGCCGAAGACGGCGACCGATGCGGAGCTCAGCATGCTGCTCGGACTTGGCGTGCTGATGCTCGAACTGATCTGGCTCGTCGCGATCAGGCGACGGGCTGCCAACTAA
- a CDS encoding class GN sortase has product MPRVPIPLSIALVGLTLLGHGALIHAKAMVAQLLLDRAFSQTIATGHPVKPWSWADTVPVARIEVERLGISTIALAGSSGQALAFGAGHVEGSAEPGEPGIAVYSAHRDTHFRFLRDVRIGDAIDIVRRDGKAFRYRADAARVVRFDASGIDPATDRAELVLSTCWPFDALTEGPERYVLHATLIPAP; this is encoded by the coding sequence ATGCCCCGCGTCCCCATCCCCCTTTCGATCGCCTTGGTCGGCCTCACCCTGCTCGGACACGGCGCTCTGATCCACGCCAAGGCGATGGTCGCGCAGCTGCTGCTCGATCGTGCCTTCTCTCAGACCATCGCTACGGGACATCCGGTCAAGCCATGGTCCTGGGCCGACACCGTTCCGGTGGCGCGCATCGAGGTGGAGCGCCTCGGCATCTCCACCATCGCGCTGGCCGGCTCCAGCGGCCAGGCGCTCGCCTTTGGCGCAGGCCATGTCGAAGGCAGCGCCGAGCCTGGCGAGCCGGGCATCGCCGTCTACTCGGCGCATCGCGACACGCATTTCCGCTTCCTGCGCGACGTCAGGATCGGCGATGCGATCGACATCGTCAGGCGCGACGGCAAGGCCTTCCGCTACCGGGCCGATGCCGCACGGGTCGTCCGCTTCGATGCCTCTGGCATCGATCCCGCGACCGACCGCGCCGAGCTGGTGCTGTCGACCTGCTGGCCGTTCGATGCGCTGACCGAGGGCCCGGAGCGCTACGTGCTGCATGCCACGCTGATCCCCGCCCCATGA
- a CDS encoding FmdB family zinc ribbon protein, producing the protein MPVYEYLCDACGPFTDFRPMAECDDPQVCPQCAEMAPRVILTAPAFACMPAERRTAHATNERSRHAPQTVAEYKAKHAAGCGCCSPKKSPRLMTKSKSGAKGFPTARPWMISH; encoded by the coding sequence ATGCCGGTCTATGAATATCTCTGTGATGCTTGCGGTCCGTTCACTGACTTCAGGCCGATGGCCGAATGTGATGATCCGCAGGTCTGTCCGCAATGCGCTGAGATGGCGCCGCGGGTGATCCTCACCGCGCCCGCCTTCGCCTGCATGCCGGCGGAGCGGCGCACGGCGCACGCCACCAACGAGCGCAGCCGCCACGCGCCGCAGACGGTGGCCGAGTACAAGGCCAAGCATGCTGCGGGCTGCGGCTGCTGCTCGCCGAAGAAATCGCCGCGGCTGATGACCAAGAGTAAGAGCGGCGCCAAGGGCTTTCCGACGGCGCGACCGTGGATGATCAGCCACTGA
- a CDS encoding DUF1614 domain-containing protein translates to MHSQVQYLPITPVFFAILVLAFGVLIVLIQLGILRYAYMKLGVSSGTAMLLLFGSLIGSYFNIPITVLPGQVARSGEIIDFFGMQYVVPLVHQWPGTVLAVNVGGAIIPTIMSTYLVLRYQLWLRAAIAVLVIAVIIHAMATPVQGVGIAVPVFAPIVVTAILAFLLSREYAAPLAYIGGSMGTLVGADLMNLDKIGSLGAPVASIGGAGTFDGIFLTGILAVLLAGLAAPSRPGLAR, encoded by the coding sequence ATGCATTCCCAGGTTCAATATCTGCCGATCACGCCGGTTTTCTTCGCCATCCTGGTGCTGGCGTTCGGCGTCCTGATCGTCCTGATTCAGCTCGGCATCCTGCGCTACGCCTACATGAAGCTCGGCGTCAGCTCGGGCACCGCGATGCTGCTGCTGTTCGGCTCGCTGATCGGCAGCTATTTCAACATTCCGATCACGGTGCTGCCCGGACAGGTCGCGCGCTCCGGCGAGATCATCGACTTTTTCGGCATGCAATATGTCGTGCCGCTGGTGCATCAATGGCCCGGCACCGTGCTGGCGGTGAATGTCGGCGGCGCGATCATCCCGACGATCATGTCGACCTATCTCGTGCTGCGCTATCAGCTGTGGCTGCGCGCGGCGATCGCCGTGCTGGTGATTGCCGTGATCATCCACGCGATGGCGACACCAGTGCAGGGTGTCGGCATCGCCGTGCCGGTGTTCGCGCCGATCGTCGTCACTGCAATTCTCGCTTTCCTGCTGTCACGCGAATACGCCGCGCCGCTGGCCTATATCGGCGGCTCGATGGGGACGCTGGTCGGCGCCGACCTGATGAACCTCGACAAGATCGGCAGCCTCGGCGCACCCGTGGCCTCGATCGGCGGTGCAGGAACCTTCGACGGTATCTTCCTGACCGGCATTCTCGCGGTGCTGCTGGCGGGCCTCGCCGCACCGTCCCGGCCAGGGCTGGCGCGCTGA